A single genomic interval of Leptospira montravelensis harbors:
- a CDS encoding SulP family inorganic anion transporter, giving the protein MNNEDKPKDWLPGLKENWKSDIVSGFIVFLIALPLCLGISLASGAPPMAGIFSGIVGGIIASLLSGSHLTINGPAAGLIAVVLNSIMVLGGGDPKLGFELTLAAIVIAGAIQVVLGLVKAGNLTVFFPISVVHGMMAAIGIIIISKQFYVALGITPKAKTIGGLLLEIPFSFSFVNPEVAIIGISAILIIAILAKVKNPLLKKLPAPLVAVLVGIVLGIVFDLADEHSYTLLDQTYKIGPEKLVNLPDHIYDGITFPDFSRWKDGVFWVMVITIALIASIESLLTATAVDNTDPYRRKSNMDRELLAKGAGNFFLGWIGGLPIIAEVVRSSANMENGAKTRWSNFFHGLFLLIFILLLPGLIHRIPLAALAGILIMVGIRLASPHVFKETYDKGWDQIVIFTVTVIITIVEDLLVGVFCGIITAILIQIYFGVPLRYIFVADITVKSENKIHVLDVKHALLFSNMISLKLLLRKIVPGERVDLKFDENVKMIGFSAIEFLQSFKRDYELRGGQVNLIGFEDLKPISTYYGATRIHK; this is encoded by the coding sequence ATGAACAACGAAGACAAACCAAAAGATTGGTTACCTGGATTAAAGGAAAATTGGAAATCGGACATTGTGTCCGGTTTTATTGTGTTTTTAATTGCCTTACCCCTATGTTTGGGCATTTCACTTGCTTCAGGTGCACCTCCGATGGCAGGAATATTTTCCGGTATCGTCGGTGGTATCATCGCTTCCTTACTCAGTGGATCCCATTTAACGATCAATGGTCCCGCTGCCGGACTCATTGCCGTTGTTCTGAATTCAATTATGGTTCTCGGTGGTGGAGATCCAAAACTTGGATTTGAACTGACACTTGCTGCCATAGTGATTGCTGGTGCCATCCAAGTGGTTTTAGGCCTTGTGAAAGCGGGAAATTTAACGGTTTTTTTTCCAATCTCTGTGGTGCACGGAATGATGGCTGCCATTGGAATCATCATTATCTCTAAACAATTTTATGTGGCCCTTGGAATCACTCCAAAAGCAAAAACTATTGGTGGATTACTTTTAGAAATACCTTTTAGTTTTTCATTTGTAAATCCTGAAGTTGCCATCATTGGAATTTCTGCCATTTTGATCATTGCAATCCTCGCGAAAGTCAAAAATCCATTGTTGAAAAAATTACCTGCTCCGCTTGTCGCAGTGTTAGTCGGGATTGTTTTGGGTATCGTTTTTGATTTAGCCGATGAACATTCTTATACACTACTGGATCAAACTTATAAAATTGGACCGGAAAAATTAGTAAATTTGCCGGACCATATTTATGATGGGATTACATTTCCTGATTTTTCAAGATGGAAAGATGGCGTTTTTTGGGTGATGGTGATTACCATTGCACTTATCGCAAGTATTGAATCTTTGTTAACTGCTACTGCTGTTGATAATACAGATCCATATCGACGAAAATCAAATATGGATCGAGAGTTATTGGCTAAAGGAGCAGGAAACTTCTTTTTGGGATGGATCGGGGGTTTACCAATCATTGCAGAAGTAGTTAGGTCATCTGCCAATATGGAAAATGGTGCAAAAACTCGTTGGTCCAATTTTTTTCATGGATTGTTTTTGTTAATTTTTATTTTACTTTTACCCGGACTCATTCATCGAATCCCTCTCGCAGCGCTTGCCGGTATTTTGATTATGGTAGGAATACGGTTAGCCTCTCCTCATGTTTTTAAGGAAACTTACGACAAAGGATGGGACCAAATTGTTATTTTTACTGTCACTGTTATTATTACAATTGTAGAAGATTTGTTAGTTGGTGTATTCTGCGGAATCATAACAGCGATATTAATTCAAATATATTTTGGAGTTCCTCTACGTTATATTTTTGTAGCGGACATCACAGTAAAATCTGAGAATAAAATTCATGTGTTAGATGTAAAACATGCTTTATTATTTTCGAATATGATTTCACTTAAACTTCTACTTAGAAAAATTGTGCCTGGTGAAAGAGTAGATTTGAAGTTTGATGAAAATGTAAAAATGATTGGTTTCTCTGCCATTGAGTTTTTGCAAAGTTTTAAACGTGATTATGAACTTAGGGGTGGGCAAGTGAACCTAATTGGCTTTGAGGATTTAAAACCAATCTCAACTTATTATGGAGCCACACGAATCCACAAGTAA
- a CDS encoding TetR/AcrR family transcriptional regulator gives MLEASNKQRRIRNSLSREEIRNVSLLILKEEGLDGLSMRKIANRLGCSVASPYSYYESQIDLVQDLIRSGEDELLSMLKKASAEVNTKSAFQQLASIARAYFNFASNNRELHKVMFVTDYGGVHRKAFPQLPKSYRFFLETVRIGFESGEIPYPKNEYPAIARMMWSWMYGVIVLDMTGMLRKRKGSGNPIEEGISYFQKLLSKKES, from the coding sequence ATGTTGGAAGCTTCAAACAAACAAAGACGGATTCGAAATAGCCTTTCGCGTGAGGAAATTAGAAACGTATCTCTCCTAATCTTAAAAGAAGAAGGCTTGGATGGTCTTTCTATGCGAAAGATCGCCAACAGATTAGGATGCAGTGTGGCAAGCCCCTACTCTTATTACGAAAGTCAAATTGACTTAGTGCAAGATTTAATTCGATCGGGTGAAGACGAACTCCTCTCCATGTTAAAAAAAGCAAGTGCTGAAGTAAATACGAAGTCCGCCTTCCAACAATTGGCTTCCATTGCACGTGCTTATTTTAATTTCGCAAGCAACAACCGTGAGTTACATAAAGTGATGTTTGTCACTGATTACGGTGGAGTACATAGAAAAGCTTTCCCACAATTACCAAAAAGTTATCGTTTCTTTTTAGAAACCGTTCGCATTGGATTTGAATCTGGTGAGATTCCCTACCCCAAAAACGAATACCCTGCCATTGCCAGAATGATGTGGAGTTGGATGTACGGTGTGATTGTTTTGGATATGACAGGAATGCTTAGAAAAAGAAAAGGTTCAGGAAATCCCATTGAAGAAGGGATTTCCTATTTTCAAAAACTTTTAAGTAAAAAAGAAAGTTAA
- a CDS encoding alginate export family protein, which produces MVFHKKKRRNIMNISKGYFYFLLLAVFLPLTIPRAEPTDSPSPEETKPIAKSYVSPMKEKGIDPEFNRHMFVEPELSKHSANSQQFWLNDILRFGLYLRPRQESRYNLDFNASDKGYIDRTIQTSSIYFIFDPSPYVQAKVTLQDARVWGGESPASSGDIRANFFNNTADLYSKNQTNAVSLNQTGIREAFVTINQLPLHSKFQVGRQIWAYGDQRIIGGGNWTVNGLSFDGARLMFNYDNFKIHFLMARPYWTQSGTNGVVSANDPKLNSAATGTDTTLLGTYNSFTIPDWVTLDLYSLGVVRKWKKNPINPITGLPTSSNDDPLAANRSRQNQNLITTGFRLTNRTKGNFLPEGKSWDFTLESAFQTGTSGRRIQDPYLKEYLPNEYDNVRTEREKYTGQMHVFQTGYTFFKKLRLGGQVLYASGDKNRADASISTFQTLANPRFGVIPYFNSVAGISENINAQNLYSKSVSISYKTDSFGEFQVTYFQNDKAEKQDAWYAISGSANSTSSLGEKNPYPVSSDKGSTENYSNNSYSSPYALGKRIYTEVDLTWHGQINDFVSLWMGFGYLNAGDSVRNYRNSKIQYNVTTQSFEWNQNYLQGKNQLARDAYMAYAQINAAF; this is translated from the coding sequence CTGGTTTTTCACAAAAAGAAAAGGAGAAATATCATGAATATTTCCAAAGGTTATTTCTATTTTCTATTGTTAGCGGTTTTTTTACCGCTAACAATTCCAAGGGCCGAACCAACCGATTCACCTAGTCCAGAAGAAACAAAACCAATCGCTAAATCCTACGTTTCCCCCATGAAAGAAAAGGGAATTGATCCAGAATTCAATCGCCATATGTTTGTAGAGCCAGAATTATCGAAACACTCTGCAAACTCGCAGCAATTTTGGTTAAACGATATATTACGATTTGGTTTGTATCTTAGACCAAGACAAGAATCCAGATACAATTTAGATTTTAATGCATCTGACAAAGGTTATATAGATCGAACCATACAAACATCATCCATTTATTTTATCTTTGATCCGAGCCCCTATGTACAAGCGAAGGTTACACTCCAAGACGCACGCGTTTGGGGAGGGGAATCTCCCGCTTCCTCTGGTGATATAAGAGCCAATTTTTTTAATAACACAGCAGATCTTTATTCGAAAAATCAAACAAACGCAGTATCGTTAAACCAAACTGGGATCAGAGAAGCCTTTGTAACCATCAACCAACTCCCGTTACATTCTAAATTTCAAGTGGGAAGACAAATTTGGGCTTATGGCGACCAACGAATCATCGGTGGAGGGAACTGGACAGTGAACGGCCTATCTTTTGATGGGGCGAGGCTTATGTTCAACTATGATAATTTTAAAATTCACTTTCTTATGGCTAGACCTTACTGGACACAAAGCGGAACCAACGGTGTCGTTTCGGCAAACGATCCCAAACTCAATTCAGCTGCCACAGGTACAGACACAACACTTCTCGGGACTTATAATAGTTTTACTATTCCTGATTGGGTGACATTGGATCTTTATAGTTTAGGAGTGGTTCGCAAATGGAAAAAAAATCCAATCAATCCAATCACAGGCCTACCAACATCTTCCAATGACGATCCCCTTGCCGCCAATAGAAGCAGACAAAACCAAAATTTGATTACTACAGGGTTTCGCCTAACCAACAGAACCAAAGGCAATTTCCTTCCAGAAGGAAAGTCTTGGGATTTCACTTTGGAATCCGCCTTTCAAACAGGAACTAGTGGAAGAAGAATCCAAGATCCCTATCTAAAAGAATACCTTCCCAACGAATATGACAATGTTAGAACCGAAAGAGAGAAGTATACAGGACAAATGCACGTTTTCCAAACTGGATATACATTCTTCAAAAAACTGAGATTAGGTGGACAAGTATTGTATGCTTCTGGTGACAAAAATAGAGCCGATGCATCTATATCTACGTTTCAAACATTGGCCAATCCGAGATTTGGTGTGATTCCCTATTTTAATAGTGTAGCCGGAATCTCAGAAAATATTAATGCACAAAACCTTTATTCAAAGTCAGTCAGCATTAGCTACAAAACAGACTCCTTTGGAGAATTCCAAGTCACCTATTTCCAAAATGATAAAGCAGAAAAACAAGATGCATGGTATGCCATTAGTGGTTCAGCAAATTCGACAAGTTCCTTGGGAGAAAAAAATCCTTACCCCGTATCCTCGGACAAAGGGAGTACAGAAAACTATTCCAATAATTCCTACTCCTCACCTTATGCTCTAGGAAAACGAATTTATACAGAAGTGGATTTAACTTGGCACGGACAAATAAACGATTTTGTTTCTTTATGGATGGGGTTTGGGTATTTAAATGCAGGTGATTCGGTTCGCAATTATCGAAATAGTAAAATCCAATACAACGTAACCACGCAGTCCTTCGAATGGAACCAAAACTACTTACAAGGTAAAAACCAACTGGCTCGTGACGCCTACATGGCCTATGCCCAAATCAACGCTGCTTTTTAA
- a CDS encoding ABC transporter permease has product MLAIEIQNLNKSYTIGNSKFPVLSGIDLEISQGEFVAIMGPSGSGKSTLLQVMGLLDHVDSGTYRLFGRTVSGESSDVLSDVRGSMIGFVFQQFHLLAKSNASQNVSLPSLYTNVDHTEKRAEEQLRKVGLESRMFHTPNELSGGQQQRVAIARALLVDPPIIFADEPTGNLDSKSKIEIMLELQRLHKEGKTIVMVTHEPEMAEFCDRIIHVSDGKIISNEGKKKKKDLVSFPKTNLKRKTGWTLFQGIFLQSLFSLSSNRLRTFLSALGILFGVVCVISVMALGEGAKKSVEEQFSSLGANLVIVRTGGMRSGGVSLEAGTVNRLDVFDVGAVSKKFPEVKQISAVVNGRGQLVFGNRNWNSYITGASPNYETLRNLEPVEGRFFTEEENQKRALVCLVGNTVVRELYEGKNPVGTYLKVNRILFRVVGLLPEKGSAGFRDQDDVILIPLNTAMRRLLNKDAVDSLEMELEKTESSEEFTTSLKRFLHERHGTNEAMGNIYQVMNMADIQSAVSETNQTMTTLLIALATVSLVVGGIGIMNIMLVSVKERTKEIGLRKALGARESDIRIQFLIESTLTSLTGGIVGLVFGILAVLFLQEYFGWSIVLSFPSIGFAFLFSISIGILFGWWPSEYAAKLSPIVALRSE; this is encoded by the coding sequence TTGTTAGCAATCGAGATTCAAAATTTAAATAAATCTTATACCATAGGAAATTCCAAATTTCCAGTTTTATCAGGAATTGATTTAGAAATTAGCCAAGGTGAATTTGTTGCCATTATGGGTCCATCTGGTTCAGGAAAATCAACACTGTTGCAAGTGATGGGACTACTAGATCATGTAGATTCAGGCACCTACCGTTTGTTTGGTCGAACTGTGAGCGGAGAATCATCCGATGTTTTGTCAGATGTACGCGGGAGTATGATTGGTTTTGTATTTCAACAATTCCATTTGTTAGCAAAATCGAATGCATCGCAAAACGTAAGTTTACCGTCATTGTATACAAATGTAGATCATACTGAAAAAAGAGCCGAAGAACAACTTCGGAAAGTTGGTTTGGAAAGCAGAATGTTTCATACCCCCAATGAACTCTCCGGTGGCCAACAACAAAGGGTTGCCATTGCACGTGCACTGCTTGTTGATCCACCCATTATTTTTGCTGATGAACCCACGGGAAACTTAGATTCAAAAAGTAAAATTGAAATTATGTTGGAATTACAAAGGCTTCATAAAGAAGGAAAAACCATTGTGATGGTAACACATGAACCAGAAATGGCAGAGTTTTGCGATCGAATCATTCATGTGAGTGATGGAAAGATTATTTCGAATGAAGGAAAAAAGAAAAAAAAAGATTTGGTTTCCTTCCCTAAAACAAATTTAAAACGAAAAACGGGATGGACTCTATTCCAAGGAATTTTTTTACAATCCTTGTTTTCTTTATCATCAAACCGATTGCGTACTTTTTTATCAGCACTCGGTATCCTTTTTGGTGTAGTTTGTGTGATCTCAGTGATGGCTCTCGGAGAAGGTGCCAAAAAATCAGTAGAGGAACAGTTTTCTTCGTTAGGTGCCAATTTGGTTATCGTAAGAACAGGTGGAATGCGTAGTGGTGGAGTTTCACTGGAAGCAGGTACTGTCAATCGATTGGATGTTTTTGATGTAGGAGCGGTATCCAAAAAATTCCCAGAAGTGAAACAAATCTCTGCTGTTGTGAATGGAAGAGGGCAACTTGTTTTTGGAAATAGAAACTGGAATAGTTATATTACTGGAGCCAGTCCCAATTACGAAACATTAAGAAATTTGGAACCTGTAGAAGGTAGATTTTTTACAGAAGAAGAAAATCAAAAAAGAGCTCTCGTTTGTCTTGTGGGAAACACAGTAGTGAGAGAATTGTATGAAGGAAAAAATCCTGTTGGAACTTATTTAAAAGTAAATCGAATTCTATTTCGTGTGGTAGGACTTCTTCCAGAAAAAGGAAGTGCTGGTTTTCGCGATCAAGACGACGTGATTCTGATTCCTTTAAATACTGCTATGCGAAGGTTGTTAAACAAAGATGCTGTCGACAGTTTGGAAATGGAATTAGAAAAAACAGAATCTTCCGAAGAATTTACCACTTCCTTAAAACGTTTTTTACATGAGAGACATGGAACCAATGAAGCAATGGGTAATATTTACCAAGTAATGAATATGGCTGATATCCAATCAGCAGTGTCTGAAACTAATCAAACAATGACAACATTACTCATCGCACTAGCAACTGTTTCTCTTGTTGTAGGTGGGATTGGAATTATGAACATTATGTTAGTTTCTGTGAAAGAAAGAACCAAAGAAATTGGTTTACGGAAAGCACTCGGAGCTAGAGAATCTGATATCCGGATTCAATTTTTAATTGAATCCACTTTAACCAGTTTGACGGGAGGGATCGTTGGACTTGTTTTTGGGATATTAGCAGTATTGTTTTTACAAGAATACTTTGGTTGGAGTATTGTTTTATCCTTTCCATCTATAGGATTTGCCTTTCTATTTTCCATATCGATTGGAATTCTTTTTGGTTGGTGGCCTTCTGAATACGCTGCAAAATTGAGTCCCATAGTCGCACTAAGATCAGAATGA
- a CDS encoding sodium-dependent bicarbonate transport family permease, with protein MDFHAALNNILNPPVLFFFLGMGVVFFKSDLRITEGVSKFLSLYLLFSIGFKGGHELFKSPFAEEHLLTLIACMFMACFVPIYSYFIFKVKLDHANSAALAGSFGSISAVTFVTAGAFLHSYGYEYQGFIVAGMALMESPAIVLAVILDRLGKKKNHENINEKIQWKQLLHEAFFSSSVYILIGALIVGYLSGESGWNTTKPFTEDIFKGLLTFFLLDKGIDAAKQMRELKKVGFFLVGSALLIMVINVVIAILLTKIIQMPIGDALMFVVLCASASYIAVPAAMKESIPEANPSIYLTVALSIVFPINIIIGIPLYFYILKVITGTN; from the coding sequence ATGGATTTCCATGCAGCACTCAACAATATATTAAACCCACCGGTACTCTTTTTCTTTTTAGGAATGGGTGTCGTATTCTTCAAATCAGATCTAAGAATTACAGAAGGGGTATCTAAGTTCCTCTCTTTGTATCTTTTGTTCTCTATCGGCTTCAAAGGAGGACATGAATTATTCAAATCTCCTTTCGCAGAAGAACATCTTCTTACACTCATTGCCTGTATGTTTATGGCATGTTTTGTTCCCATATACTCTTACTTTATCTTCAAAGTAAAATTGGATCATGCAAACTCTGCTGCACTTGCGGGAAGTTTTGGTTCAATCAGTGCCGTTACCTTTGTCACTGCAGGTGCATTTTTACATAGTTACGGTTACGAATACCAAGGTTTTATCGTAGCAGGGATGGCTCTTATGGAATCACCAGCGATTGTCCTTGCCGTGATCCTAGACAGATTAGGTAAAAAGAAAAACCACGAAAACATAAACGAAAAAATTCAATGGAAACAATTACTCCATGAAGCTTTCTTTAGTTCCTCAGTTTATATTCTGATAGGAGCATTGATTGTTGGTTATCTATCTGGCGAATCTGGTTGGAATACAACAAAACCTTTCACAGAAGATATATTCAAAGGGCTTCTCACTTTTTTCCTTTTGGACAAAGGAATTGATGCCGCAAAACAAATGCGCGAATTAAAAAAAGTTGGATTCTTCCTTGTCGGATCGGCTCTACTGATTATGGTCATCAACGTTGTGATCGCCATCTTACTCACTAAAATCATTCAAATGCCAATTGGTGATGCATTAATGTTTGTTGTGCTCTGTGCTTCTGCCTCCTATATTGCAGTACCGGCAGCCATGAAGGAATCTATACCAGAAGCAAATCCAAGCATTTACTTAACTGTCGCTTTATCGATAGTTTTCCCAATCAATATTATTATTGGAATTCCTCTTTACTTTTACATCCTAAAAGTAATCACAGGTACCAATTAA
- a CDS encoding AraC family transcriptional regulator produces MKQMALVLFLLAILAGSGGCLWKPESFYGQNISRNVQFLVPQKTEIPKNCSHESIHTLRNMIWMENRSADAMRGKREEGGQWVRFQLINELEMDSQFNILIQWINIPFVDLCSEGPEGNVIESYSGNVWEDWLGILSPFPHFNVTLRTKESRYFYIYLISNEDLNFPIRTVSQSGYRSIVLFRFLTFLFFSMVGIISFGWAISEYWKSKEKVYLSILIHFLMFFLLVYSVHGKEFASIFGNTNNLIRHSYYLFLSINHFVFFVYLASFDQFIGNRLSKNILFWVSGISGFLYLFVPLFERVYDFRIFLVLTIFGTAAYHLYKTHEILLSKQESEDRAYVFSWFFFLFAVFLKTLFHFDFYPYQPFFIYASVFYLPFLTAGSFLFLRNYEKKDKSKTRYRSLTLKLDKTEFRNKLESLLGAEKIYLDPNCNEELIASKMGLSYHQLSELINSEYNFNFPSLLNQYRIKEAMVLLNEKPELNIAEVGKLSGFGSRSAFYLEFKKQSGINPNQFRKTKGRINKDI; encoded by the coding sequence ATGAAACAAATGGCTTTAGTCCTTTTCCTTTTGGCAATCCTTGCCGGATCGGGAGGGTGTCTGTGGAAACCTGAAAGTTTCTACGGGCAGAATATCAGCCGCAATGTCCAATTTTTGGTACCCCAAAAGACAGAAATTCCAAAGAACTGTAGCCACGAATCCATCCATACCTTGCGAAATATGATTTGGATGGAAAACCGTAGTGCAGATGCCATGCGGGGAAAAAGGGAAGAGGGAGGCCAGTGGGTTCGCTTTCAGTTAATCAATGAACTGGAAATGGACTCTCAATTCAATATTTTAATCCAGTGGATCAATATTCCTTTTGTGGATCTTTGTTCGGAAGGACCCGAGGGAAATGTGATCGAATCCTATAGCGGGAATGTTTGGGAAGATTGGTTGGGAATCCTTTCTCCATTTCCACATTTTAATGTAACACTTCGTACTAAAGAAAGTCGTTACTTTTATATTTATTTGATTTCTAATGAAGATCTAAATTTTCCGATTCGTACGGTATCTCAATCAGGGTACAGGTCGATTGTTCTGTTCCGTTTTTTGACATTTTTGTTTTTCTCAATGGTGGGGATTATTTCCTTTGGTTGGGCAATTTCAGAATATTGGAAATCAAAGGAGAAGGTTTATCTTTCCATTCTCATTCATTTTCTTATGTTTTTCCTACTTGTGTATTCGGTTCATGGGAAGGAGTTTGCGTCGATATTTGGAAATACAAACAATCTAATTAGGCATTCCTATTATCTTTTTCTATCCATTAACCATTTTGTATTCTTCGTTTATTTGGCTTCTTTTGATCAGTTTATAGGTAATCGCCTTTCTAAAAACATTTTGTTTTGGGTTTCGGGGATATCTGGATTTTTGTATTTGTTTGTCCCACTTTTTGAGCGAGTTTATGACTTTAGAATTTTTCTAGTTCTAACAATCTTTGGAACGGCTGCGTATCATTTATATAAAACTCACGAAATCTTGTTATCAAAACAAGAAAGTGAAGATAGAGCTTATGTATTTAGTTGGTTCTTTTTTCTTTTTGCCGTCTTCTTAAAGACATTGTTCCATTTTGATTTTTATCCTTATCAGCCTTTTTTTATCTATGCTTCGGTATTTTATCTTCCTTTTTTGACCGCAGGTTCTTTTTTATTTTTGCGGAATTATGAAAAAAAGGACAAATCAAAGACAAGATACCGTTCTCTAACTTTAAAATTAGATAAAACAGAATTTCGAAATAAACTGGAGTCATTGTTAGGTGCGGAAAAAATATATTTAGATCCTAATTGTAACGAAGAACTAATCGCTTCTAAAATGGGTCTTTCTTACCACCAACTCAGTGAACTTATTAATTCAGAATATAACTTCAACTTTCCATCTCTTTTAAACCAATATCGAATCAAAGAAGCTATGGTTTTGTTAAATGAAAAACCAGAACTCAATATTGCTGAAGTTGGTAAATTATCTGGGTTTGGATCTAGATCAGCATTTTATTTAGAATTTAAAAAACAATCGGGTATCAACCCGAATCAATTTCGAAAAACAAAAGGCCGTATAAATAAAGATATTTAG
- a CDS encoding TolC family protein yields MVTLSAKPVQVKDLWQTALQSNPEFLSAKADYDKAFFENEKSYAAYLPTVNVLASARQSSANFSGSGTVNDPLVNGSAGTGSSTNQQTSTGESRPTAINRYSVGLSTNQNLFAGFKDKSGIEKTEALLQAAKQTLHDSRLKICFELKSGYAQMLYAKELHQLSEKIKERRAKNRDLVKLRYEVGREHKGSFLLSESFVKQSEFEVSSAFRLFESNVNEVERVISNRLDVNINSEFVYEPILEKKFSDKEKENLLESHPSVMAEQSKVRAAQANIGIAEAGFYPDLNLSATVTRQDDVWLPKPRNYSFGLNLTYPLFNGGRDYYNVKIAKTEYEKSIHTRDAKKNSLSFSLEQSHLNFKNASEQLVVLTEFYKASEIRAMIARSQYSNGLISFENWDIIENDLINREKNLLIGKRDLGLAEATYLRNLGKCFDED; encoded by the coding sequence ATGGTTACTTTATCTGCAAAACCAGTCCAAGTCAAAGATCTTTGGCAAACTGCCTTACAATCTAATCCTGAATTTTTATCTGCAAAGGCAGACTATGATAAAGCTTTTTTTGAAAACGAAAAAAGTTATGCTGCCTATTTACCGACCGTGAATGTTCTGGCATCGGCAAGACAATCTTCTGCTAATTTTAGTGGATCGGGAACTGTTAATGATCCCTTGGTCAATGGATCAGCTGGAACAGGTTCGAGTACAAACCAACAAACAAGTACAGGAGAATCCAGGCCAACAGCAATCAATCGTTATTCGGTGGGTCTAAGCACTAATCAAAATCTTTTTGCTGGATTTAAGGATAAAAGTGGAATTGAAAAAACTGAGGCATTGTTACAGGCAGCAAAACAGACATTACATGATTCTAGATTGAAGATCTGCTTTGAACTAAAGTCAGGTTATGCACAAATGTTGTATGCAAAAGAACTTCACCAACTTTCAGAAAAAATTAAGGAAAGGCGCGCCAAAAACCGCGATTTGGTAAAACTTCGGTATGAAGTTGGTAGAGAACATAAAGGAAGTTTTTTACTGAGCGAATCCTTTGTAAAACAATCCGAATTTGAAGTATCTTCTGCTTTCCGATTATTTGAAAGTAATGTAAACGAAGTCGAGAGAGTGATCTCCAATCGTTTGGATGTAAACATCAATTCAGAATTTGTTTATGAACCTATTTTGGAAAAAAAGTTTTCGGATAAAGAAAAAGAAAATTTGTTAGAATCGCATCCCTCTGTTATGGCTGAACAATCGAAAGTACGGGCAGCACAAGCAAACATTGGTATTGCGGAAGCTGGATTTTATCCGGATTTGAATTTAAGTGCAACTGTCACTAGACAAGATGATGTATGGTTACCAAAACCAAGAAATTATAGTTTTGGACTGAATTTAACTTATCCCCTGTTTAATGGTGGAAGAGATTATTATAATGTAAAAATTGCAAAAACCGAGTATGAAAAATCAATCCATACAAGAGATGCAAAAAAAAACTCTCTTTCGTTTTCTTTAGAACAATCACATCTTAATTTTAAAAATGCCTCGGAACAATTGGTTGTATTGACAGAATTTTATAAAGCATCCGAAATTCGTGCTATGATTGCAAGGTCACAATATTCGAACGGACTTATTAGTTTTGAAAATTGGGATATCATTGAAAACGATTTGATCAATCGGGAAAAAAACCTATTGATTGGCAAACGAGATTTGGGTTTGGCAGAAGCTACATATTTGAGAAATTTAGGAAAGTGTTTCGATGAAGATTAA
- a CDS encoding efflux RND transporter periplasmic adaptor subunit, protein MKIKFVSIAIVFVILSLSLYFFGFGKSKPNTKVESSKVFRGDLIVTVRATGTAIPKNRLEIKPPIAGRVESILVDEGNHVARGKIIAWMSSTERAALLDAARAKGEEELKKWEDFYKPTPVISPLRGLVIASNISPGQTVTQQDILYVLSDNLMIQAKVDETDLSKIKIGQIANVTVDSYSDVPIQAKVTHIGYEAVTENNVTMYNVDLELKTIPEYLRSGMSITIDFIISEERDVLLVANEFIKGNSGKGKVLKKIDGELVETPVNAGNSDEQNTAILSGLEENELVYRKKKIQEEKKSSSSGPFSSPKMPKR, encoded by the coding sequence ATGAAGATTAAATTTGTTTCCATAGCCATTGTTTTCGTAATCCTTTCCCTCTCCTTATACTTTTTCGGATTTGGAAAATCAAAACCAAATACAAAAGTTGAATCTTCTAAAGTGTTTCGTGGCGATTTGATTGTTACAGTGCGAGCAACGGGCACTGCCATACCAAAGAATAGATTGGAAATCAAACCACCAATTGCGGGTCGTGTGGAATCTATTTTAGTTGATGAAGGAAATCATGTGGCTCGTGGTAAAATCATAGCTTGGATGAGTTCTACAGAAAGAGCTGCCTTGTTAGATGCTGCCAGGGCAAAAGGGGAAGAAGAACTTAAAAAATGGGAAGATTTTTATAAACCTACACCCGTAATATCGCCATTACGTGGTTTGGTGATTGCATCCAATATCAGTCCAGGACAAACGGTGACCCAACAAGACATTCTTTATGTTCTTTCTGATAATTTGATGATCCAAGCAAAAGTTGACGAAACGGATCTTTCCAAAATTAAAATTGGCCAGATAGCAAATGTTACTGTTGATTCTTATTCTGATGTCCCCATCCAAGCAAAAGTAACTCATATAGGATATGAGGCAGTCACAGAAAATAATGTGACCATGTATAATGTAGATTTAGAACTAAAAACCATTCCTGAATATTTAAGAAGTGGAATGTCAATAACAATTGATTTTATCATCTCTGAAGAAAGAGATGTATTGCTTGTTGCCAATGAATTTATAAAAGGAAATTCGGGAAAAGGAAAAGTTTTAAAAAAAATAGACGGTGAACTTGTAGAAACTCCAGTTAATGCTGGAAACTCCGATGAACAAAATACGGCAATTCTATCGGGATTAGAAGAAAACGAATTGGTGTACCGAAAGAAAAAAATTCAGGAAGAAAAAAAGTCTAGTAGTAGCGGGCCATTTTCCTCACCAAAAATGCCAAAGAGATAA